The following are from one region of the Capsicum annuum cultivar UCD-10X-F1 chromosome 1, UCD10Xv1.1, whole genome shotgun sequence genome:
- the LOC107851051 gene encoding uncharacterized protein LOC107851051 isoform X4 has translation MDVQKYLYFLQQDDDEEIIAKKILLLFCYSELTGRKCFSLEVSSSQSSNHEKNLMELPVSPDSRFSISRHVPVVVSLNSTDGLSQRLQVLERREQVSTQQKRRKHVNAVDKVISTSSPVRNSSNHMLRYIASLTPDEARAYAKREIENAPLVTDDHDLYTPLFRNVSMFKRFEVESFSRREG, from the exons ATGGATGTGCAGAAGTATCTCTATTTTTTGCAGCAGGATGACGATGAGGAAATTATTGCAAAAAAAATACTACTGTTATTCTGTTATTCAGAATTGACTGGAAGAAAATGTTTTTCACTG GAGGTTTCATCTTCTCAAAGTTCGAATCATGAAAAGAACTTAATGGAACTTCCAGTGAGTCCAGATAGCCGGTTTAGCATTAGTCGGCATGTCCCTGTAGTTGTTTCACTCAACTCTACAGACGGACTGAGTCAAAGACTGCAAGTTCTGGAAAGACGAGAGCAAGTTTCGACACAGCAGAAACGTAGGAAGCATGTGAATGCAGTAGATAAAGTTATTTCTACTTCTTCACCTGTTAGAAACTCGTCCAACCATATGCTG AGATATATAGCATCTTTGACTCCAGATGAGGCACGTGCATATGCCAAAAGAGAGATTGAGAATGCACCACTAGTTACGGACGATCACGACTTGTATACTCCTCTATTCAGGAACGTATCCATGTTTAAGAG attcgaggttgaatccttttcaagaagggaaggatga
- the LOC107851051 gene encoding uncharacterized protein LOC107851051 isoform X5 translates to MATPTQTPANTTQAPANSSQVPANNSQHLSTSPEVSSSQSSNHEKNLMELPVSPDSRFSISRHVPVVVSLNSTDGLSQRLQVLERREQVSTQQKRRKHVNAVDKVISTSSPVRNSSNHMLRYIASLTPDEARAYAKREIENAPLVTDDHDLYTPLFRNVSMFKRYHGCHQSRYYV, encoded by the exons ATGGCTACGCCCACCCAAACTCCGGCCAATACCACCCAGGCTCCGGCCAACAGCAGCCAAGTTCCGGCCAACAATTCCCAACATCTGTCAACTTCTCCG GAGGTTTCATCTTCTCAAAGTTCGAATCATGAAAAGAACTTAATGGAACTTCCAGTGAGTCCAGATAGCCGGTTTAGCATTAGTCGGCATGTCCCTGTAGTTGTTTCACTCAACTCTACAGACGGACTGAGTCAAAGACTGCAAGTTCTGGAAAGACGAGAGCAAGTTTCGACACAGCAGAAACGTAGGAAGCATGTGAATGCAGTAGATAAAGTTATTTCTACTTCTTCACCTGTTAGAAACTCGTCCAACCATATGCTG AGATATATAGCATCTTTGACTCCAGATGAGGCACGTGCATATGCCAAAAGAGAGATTGAGAATGCACCACTAGTTACGGACGATCACGACTTGTATACTCCTCTATTCAGGAACGTATCCATGTTTAAGAG gtaccatggctgccaccaATCTCGATACTACGTTTGA
- the LOC107851051 gene encoding uncharacterized protein LOC107851051 isoform X7 yields MDVQKYLYFLQQDDDEEIIAKKILLLFCYSELTGRKCFSLEVSSSQSSNHEKNLMELPVSPDSRFSISRHVPVVVSLNSTDGLSQRLQVLERREQVSTQQKRRKHVNAVDKVISTSSPVRNSSNHMLRYIASLTPDEARAYAKREIENAPLVTDDHDLYTPLFRNVSMFKSNQ; encoded by the exons ATGGATGTGCAGAAGTATCTCTATTTTTTGCAGCAGGATGACGATGAGGAAATTATTGCAAAAAAAATACTACTGTTATTCTGTTATTCAGAATTGACTGGAAGAAAATGTTTTTCACTG GAGGTTTCATCTTCTCAAAGTTCGAATCATGAAAAGAACTTAATGGAACTTCCAGTGAGTCCAGATAGCCGGTTTAGCATTAGTCGGCATGTCCCTGTAGTTGTTTCACTCAACTCTACAGACGGACTGAGTCAAAGACTGCAAGTTCTGGAAAGACGAGAGCAAGTTTCGACACAGCAGAAACGTAGGAAGCATGTGAATGCAGTAGATAAAGTTATTTCTACTTCTTCACCTGTTAGAAACTCGTCCAACCATATGCTG AGATATATAGCATCTTTGACTCCAGATGAGGCACGTGCATATGCCAAAAGAGAGATTGAGAATGCACCACTAGTTACGGACGATCACGACTTGTATACTCCTCTATTCAGGAACGTATCCATGTTTAAGAG TAACCAGTAG
- the LOC107851051 gene encoding uncharacterized protein LOC107851051 isoform X11, with protein sequence MATPTQTPANTTQAPANSSQVPANNSQHLSTSPEVSSSQSSNHEKNLMELPVSPDSRFSISRHVPVVVSLNSTDGLSQRLQVLERREQVSTQQKRRKHVNAVDKVISTSSPVRNSSNHMLRYIASLTPDEARAYAKREIENAPLVTDDHDLYTPLFRNVSMFKRF encoded by the exons ATGGCTACGCCCACCCAAACTCCGGCCAATACCACCCAGGCTCCGGCCAACAGCAGCCAAGTTCCGGCCAACAATTCCCAACATCTGTCAACTTCTCCG GAGGTTTCATCTTCTCAAAGTTCGAATCATGAAAAGAACTTAATGGAACTTCCAGTGAGTCCAGATAGCCGGTTTAGCATTAGTCGGCATGTCCCTGTAGTTGTTTCACTCAACTCTACAGACGGACTGAGTCAAAGACTGCAAGTTCTGGAAAGACGAGAGCAAGTTTCGACACAGCAGAAACGTAGGAAGCATGTGAATGCAGTAGATAAAGTTATTTCTACTTCTTCACCTGTTAGAAACTCGTCCAACCATATGCTG AGATATATAGCATCTTTGACTCCAGATGAGGCACGTGCATATGCCAAAAGAGAGATTGAGAATGCACCACTAGTTACGGACGATCACGACTTGTATACTCCTCTATTCAGGAACGTATCCATGTTTAAGAG
- the LOC107851051 gene encoding uncharacterized protein LOC107851051 isoform X8: MDVQKYLYFLQQDDDEEIIAKKILLLFCYSELTGRKCFSLEVSSSQSSNHEKNLMELPVSPDSRFSISRHVPVVVSLNSTDGLSQRLQVLERREQVSTQQKRRKHVNAVDKVISTSSPVRNSSNHMLRYIASLTPDEARAYAKREIENAPLVTDDHDLYTPLFRNVSMFKRF; this comes from the exons ATGGATGTGCAGAAGTATCTCTATTTTTTGCAGCAGGATGACGATGAGGAAATTATTGCAAAAAAAATACTACTGTTATTCTGTTATTCAGAATTGACTGGAAGAAAATGTTTTTCACTG GAGGTTTCATCTTCTCAAAGTTCGAATCATGAAAAGAACTTAATGGAACTTCCAGTGAGTCCAGATAGCCGGTTTAGCATTAGTCGGCATGTCCCTGTAGTTGTTTCACTCAACTCTACAGACGGACTGAGTCAAAGACTGCAAGTTCTGGAAAGACGAGAGCAAGTTTCGACACAGCAGAAACGTAGGAAGCATGTGAATGCAGTAGATAAAGTTATTTCTACTTCTTCACCTGTTAGAAACTCGTCCAACCATATGCTG AGATATATAGCATCTTTGACTCCAGATGAGGCACGTGCATATGCCAAAAGAGAGATTGAGAATGCACCACTAGTTACGGACGATCACGACTTGTATACTCCTCTATTCAGGAACGTATCCATGTTTAAGAG gTTTTGA
- the LOC107851051 gene encoding uncharacterized protein LOC107851051 isoform X1, with translation MDVQKYLYFLQQDDDEEIIAKKILLLFCYSELTGRKCFSLEVSSSQSSNHEKNLMELPVSPDSRFSISRHVPVVVSLNSTDGLSQRLQVLERREQVSTQQKRRKHVNAVDKVISTSSPVRNSSNHMLRYIASLTPDEARAYAKREIENAPLVTDDHDLYTPLFRNVSMFKRKQSCLLVVPTTRILRMMKSALPMGCGPIIERTLQKLFVLREYLQSRPVLLELQEQMLIVLVFSEGHTECRIQIVHSYACATGRCTDSEVRGYWVCISYF, from the exons ATGGATGTGCAGAAGTATCTCTATTTTTTGCAGCAGGATGACGATGAGGAAATTATTGCAAAAAAAATACTACTGTTATTCTGTTATTCAGAATTGACTGGAAGAAAATGTTTTTCACTG GAGGTTTCATCTTCTCAAAGTTCGAATCATGAAAAGAACTTAATGGAACTTCCAGTGAGTCCAGATAGCCGGTTTAGCATTAGTCGGCATGTCCCTGTAGTTGTTTCACTCAACTCTACAGACGGACTGAGTCAAAGACTGCAAGTTCTGGAAAGACGAGAGCAAGTTTCGACACAGCAGAAACGTAGGAAGCATGTGAATGCAGTAGATAAAGTTATTTCTACTTCTTCACCTGTTAGAAACTCGTCCAACCATATGCTG AGATATATAGCATCTTTGACTCCAGATGAGGCACGTGCATATGCCAAAAGAGAGATTGAGAATGCACCACTAGTTACGGACGATCACGACTTGTATACTCCTCTATTCAGGAACGTATCCATGTTTAAGAG aaaacaGTCATGCCTTCTTGTTGTTCCAACAACCAGGatactcaggatgatgaagtccgccctacccatgggatgcggacccataatagAGCGCACACTCCAGAAACTGTTCGTACTCCGGGAgtacctccagtcccgaccagtcctcctcgagctccAAGAACAAATGTTAATCGTACTCGTCTTCTCAGAGGGACATACAGAAtgcagaattcagatagttcATTCATATGCTTGCGCAACTGGTAGATGCACAGACTCAGAGGTTagaggatactgggtctgcatcAGTTACTTCTGA
- the LOC107851051 gene encoding uncharacterized protein LOC107851051 isoform X9, whose product MDVQKYLYFLQQDDDEEIIAKKILLLFCYSELTGRKCFSLEVSSSQSSNHEKNLMELPVSPDSRFSISRHVPVVVSLNSTDGLSQRLQVLERREQVSTQQKRRKHVNAVDKVISTSSPVRNSSNHMLRYIASLTPDEARAYAKREIENAPLVTDDHDLYTPLFRNVSMFKRF is encoded by the exons ATGGATGTGCAGAAGTATCTCTATTTTTTGCAGCAGGATGACGATGAGGAAATTATTGCAAAAAAAATACTACTGTTATTCTGTTATTCAGAATTGACTGGAAGAAAATGTTTTTCACTG GAGGTTTCATCTTCTCAAAGTTCGAATCATGAAAAGAACTTAATGGAACTTCCAGTGAGTCCAGATAGCCGGTTTAGCATTAGTCGGCATGTCCCTGTAGTTGTTTCACTCAACTCTACAGACGGACTGAGTCAAAGACTGCAAGTTCTGGAAAGACGAGAGCAAGTTTCGACACAGCAGAAACGTAGGAAGCATGTGAATGCAGTAGATAAAGTTATTTCTACTTCTTCACCTGTTAGAAACTCGTCCAACCATATGCTG AGATATATAGCATCTTTGACTCCAGATGAGGCACGTGCATATGCCAAAAGAGAGATTGAGAATGCACCACTAGTTACGGACGATCACGACTTGTATACTCCTCTATTCAGGAACGTATCCATGTTTAAGAG
- the LOC107851051 gene encoding uncharacterized protein LOC107851051 isoform X3, which produces MDVQKYLYFLQQDDDEEIIAKKILLLFCYSELTGRKCFSLEVSSSQSSNHEKNLMELPVSPDSRFSISRHVPVVVSLNSTDGLSQRLQVLERREQVSTQQKRRKHVNAVDKVISTSSPVRNSSNHMLRYIASLTPDEARAYAKREIENAPLVTDDHDLYTPLFRNVSMFKRYHGCHQSRYYV; this is translated from the exons ATGGATGTGCAGAAGTATCTCTATTTTTTGCAGCAGGATGACGATGAGGAAATTATTGCAAAAAAAATACTACTGTTATTCTGTTATTCAGAATTGACTGGAAGAAAATGTTTTTCACTG GAGGTTTCATCTTCTCAAAGTTCGAATCATGAAAAGAACTTAATGGAACTTCCAGTGAGTCCAGATAGCCGGTTTAGCATTAGTCGGCATGTCCCTGTAGTTGTTTCACTCAACTCTACAGACGGACTGAGTCAAAGACTGCAAGTTCTGGAAAGACGAGAGCAAGTTTCGACACAGCAGAAACGTAGGAAGCATGTGAATGCAGTAGATAAAGTTATTTCTACTTCTTCACCTGTTAGAAACTCGTCCAACCATATGCTG AGATATATAGCATCTTTGACTCCAGATGAGGCACGTGCATATGCCAAAAGAGAGATTGAGAATGCACCACTAGTTACGGACGATCACGACTTGTATACTCCTCTATTCAGGAACGTATCCATGTTTAAGAG gtaccatggctgccaccaATCTCGATACTACGTTTGA
- the LOC107851051 gene encoding uncharacterized protein LOC107851051 isoform X6 — protein sequence MATPTQTPANTTQAPANSSQVPANNSQHLSTSPEVSSSQSSNHEKNLMELPVSPDSRFSISRHVPVVVSLNSTDGLSQRLQVLERREQVSTQQKRRKHVNAVDKVISTSSPVRNSSNHMLRYIASLTPDEARAYAKREIENAPLVTDDHDLYTPLFRNVSMFKRFEVESFSRREG from the exons ATGGCTACGCCCACCCAAACTCCGGCCAATACCACCCAGGCTCCGGCCAACAGCAGCCAAGTTCCGGCCAACAATTCCCAACATCTGTCAACTTCTCCG GAGGTTTCATCTTCTCAAAGTTCGAATCATGAAAAGAACTTAATGGAACTTCCAGTGAGTCCAGATAGCCGGTTTAGCATTAGTCGGCATGTCCCTGTAGTTGTTTCACTCAACTCTACAGACGGACTGAGTCAAAGACTGCAAGTTCTGGAAAGACGAGAGCAAGTTTCGACACAGCAGAAACGTAGGAAGCATGTGAATGCAGTAGATAAAGTTATTTCTACTTCTTCACCTGTTAGAAACTCGTCCAACCATATGCTG AGATATATAGCATCTTTGACTCCAGATGAGGCACGTGCATATGCCAAAAGAGAGATTGAGAATGCACCACTAGTTACGGACGATCACGACTTGTATACTCCTCTATTCAGGAACGTATCCATGTTTAAGAG attcgaggttgaatccttttcaagaagggaaggatga
- the LOC107851051 gene encoding uncharacterized protein LOC107851051 isoform X10, with amino-acid sequence MATPTQTPANTTQAPANSSQVPANNSQHLSTSPEVSSSQSSNHEKNLMELPVSPDSRFSISRHVPVVVSLNSTDGLSQRLQVLERREQVSTQQKRRKHVNAVDKVISTSSPVRNSSNHMLRYIASLTPDEARAYAKREIENAPLVTDDHDLYTPLFRNVSMFKRF; translated from the exons ATGGCTACGCCCACCCAAACTCCGGCCAATACCACCCAGGCTCCGGCCAACAGCAGCCAAGTTCCGGCCAACAATTCCCAACATCTGTCAACTTCTCCG GAGGTTTCATCTTCTCAAAGTTCGAATCATGAAAAGAACTTAATGGAACTTCCAGTGAGTCCAGATAGCCGGTTTAGCATTAGTCGGCATGTCCCTGTAGTTGTTTCACTCAACTCTACAGACGGACTGAGTCAAAGACTGCAAGTTCTGGAAAGACGAGAGCAAGTTTCGACACAGCAGAAACGTAGGAAGCATGTGAATGCAGTAGATAAAGTTATTTCTACTTCTTCACCTGTTAGAAACTCGTCCAACCATATGCTG AGATATATAGCATCTTTGACTCCAGATGAGGCACGTGCATATGCCAAAAGAGAGATTGAGAATGCACCACTAGTTACGGACGATCACGACTTGTATACTCCTCTATTCAGGAACGTATCCATGTTTAAGAG gTTTTGA
- the LOC107851051 gene encoding uncharacterized protein LOC107851051 isoform X2 has protein sequence MATPTQTPANTTQAPANSSQVPANNSQHLSTSPEVSSSQSSNHEKNLMELPVSPDSRFSISRHVPVVVSLNSTDGLSQRLQVLERREQVSTQQKRRKHVNAVDKVISTSSPVRNSSNHMLRYIASLTPDEARAYAKREIENAPLVTDDHDLYTPLFRNVSMFKRKQSCLLVVPTTRILRMMKSALPMGCGPIIERTLQKLFVLREYLQSRPVLLELQEQMLIVLVFSEGHTECRIQIVHSYACATGRCTDSEVRGYWVCISYF, from the exons ATGGCTACGCCCACCCAAACTCCGGCCAATACCACCCAGGCTCCGGCCAACAGCAGCCAAGTTCCGGCCAACAATTCCCAACATCTGTCAACTTCTCCG GAGGTTTCATCTTCTCAAAGTTCGAATCATGAAAAGAACTTAATGGAACTTCCAGTGAGTCCAGATAGCCGGTTTAGCATTAGTCGGCATGTCCCTGTAGTTGTTTCACTCAACTCTACAGACGGACTGAGTCAAAGACTGCAAGTTCTGGAAAGACGAGAGCAAGTTTCGACACAGCAGAAACGTAGGAAGCATGTGAATGCAGTAGATAAAGTTATTTCTACTTCTTCACCTGTTAGAAACTCGTCCAACCATATGCTG AGATATATAGCATCTTTGACTCCAGATGAGGCACGTGCATATGCCAAAAGAGAGATTGAGAATGCACCACTAGTTACGGACGATCACGACTTGTATACTCCTCTATTCAGGAACGTATCCATGTTTAAGAG aaaacaGTCATGCCTTCTTGTTGTTCCAACAACCAGGatactcaggatgatgaagtccgccctacccatgggatgcggacccataatagAGCGCACACTCCAGAAACTGTTCGTACTCCGGGAgtacctccagtcccgaccagtcctcctcgagctccAAGAACAAATGTTAATCGTACTCGTCTTCTCAGAGGGACATACAGAAtgcagaattcagatagttcATTCATATGCTTGCGCAACTGGTAGATGCACAGACTCAGAGGTTagaggatactgggtctgcatcAGTTACTTCTGA